AGTTCAGAATAATAATGTTTAGGTATTTACCGGGTTTTTTATGTTAATTCGTTTGATAACGTTAATGATTATTTCCAGTTTTCCTTTCTTTAACGTGTAACTGCCTTGGTTGGGAAAGTAGGCTAACGTTAGCTAtcagctaaaaataaaaacatgcatcGCTCTCAGCCTGTGTTGCCTTAAGTTTACTAATAAGagttaactttttatttattatacattaatgTATATTCCAGCACTGTTGTTTAGAATAACTCCCTCTTAATAAAAGCTAAATGTTAAACCATTTTCATATGCTGATGTGATTCATTATTCCTTTCTTCCTGTGTCCATCTTTCAACAGTTTTCCATCCAACAAGCATGGCACAGTCATCTTGTAGATGTTATTGCAGTGTTCCTTGTTGTTCGAACAACAAACAGAAATTTCCTTATTTAAGTTTCCACGATTTTCCAGTGGACACAGACACACGTGCCCGTTGGATTAGGGCGATCAAAAGAGATGAGGGACCGAGTTTTCAAATCCTTCGTGGGAGTACCTATGTGTGTAGCCAGCACTTTGTCCCAGAGGATACATGTACATCAGCCAGTGGACGAACCAGGATTAAAAAAGGAGCAGTGCCGTCTAGATTCTCCTGGAATGATTGGGGTAAAGGTAGGATAGTATTAAGTCTggtaatatattaaattgaacaaaacatcacaatttattacattatataattacTGTGCTTTACAGTTTATTACACTAGTATGAAATGCATGAAGAAAATATGAATGTATGGGGTTGAGTATTAAGCCTGTTTAgcactttttaaataaagtatttttatatatatatttttaataaagtataaatttttaattttataaatggtGTGTAGTTTTTGGGGCCAGTGAAATGATTACCAAATATCAATAATGACGATCATACGTATCAATATATTTCACATCTCTAGGAAGAGGCTCACATGCTCGGCAGTCAGTTTACCAGAGATCAAGGAAGCATTTTAGGGCTGCTGTCCTTGATGAATCTCAGGAGATGCCTGTCCCAGGAGACATCACAGAGGAGGCACTGTCTGCAGGTGGAGTGGCAAAAGATCATGACTATGCCTATCATCCTTCTCCTGGTTAGTATTACAAAAGAGTAACAGGTTTTTGTGAACATTTTCAGTGAAAATGGAtagatgaataaatgatgatgcTTTTTCTACCTTTTAAGGGAAACTGGATAGTGCTGCACGGAGAATTCAAGAGTTGGAGCTTCAGGTTTTGTCACTAGAACTTGAAATCCAGCAGCTGACAGTTAAGCAGCTGAAGCTGCTGATTTTCAAGTTCTGTGTCACAGATGAGGACTTCCGTTACTACACGAGGTTCAGCTCAAAGGAGGTCTTCACTGTGTTTTGGGAGTCAGTTTACCCCTCTGCTTCAAGGCTTTTGTACTGGTCCAAGGCACAGCGAACAGATCATGAGACACCTAGCCCTCAACGAAAACTTCAGCTCATTGATGAACTATTCATGTTTCTCTGTCGTGTTGCAGCTGGGCTTCAGGAGAAAACCTTGTCGTCCATCTTTGAGGTCAGCTTGTCTACAGTTAGTCGCATCATTTTAACATGGACAAGCTACCTTTACCAGGTTCTTGGCTCACTACCATTGTGGATGACAAGAGAGCAAGTGCAGGCCACAATGCCTGACAAGTTCAAGCTCTACTGCCCTCAGGTGAGAGTGATAATTGACTGCACAGAGATCCGTTGTGAAACAGCATCTTCTCTCTTACTGCAGTCAGAAAGTTTTTCCAACTATAAAAACCACACCACCTTTAAAGGTCTAATTGGCATTGCCCCATGTGGGGTTATCACATTTATATCTAAACTGTACACAGGCTCCATCTCAGATTTAGAAATAACTCGGCAATCGCAGATCTTGCAGTTACTTCAACCAGGAgatggagtaatggctgataaGGGGTTCCAGATTGAGAAGATGCTGTCAGAGGTGGGGGCAACACTCATCATCCCTCCGCTGAAGAAATCTGCTCAGCTCAGCTTGGAGGATACCCAGAAGACCCAGGCTATTGCCCGTCTGAGAATTTTAGTTGAGAGGGCCATACGCAAGGTGAAGGAGTACCATATTTGGGATGGGCTTGTTCCTCTTTCAATGGTCGGATCAGTCAATCAGCTGTGGGCCATATGTTGCTTGATGTCAAACTATCAGGGACCTCTTGTTATCAAAGGGGACAAACCAGTCTGAAGTGTTTCCTCTCAATCCCACTATTAGCTGTTTGAAACTGTGTATATAGACTGTAAATACAAGTgccatgtaatatattttttaatttgttacattttctattttttttcattaatgtaGGGTTaagtatattttcatatttattaatgaaCAATGCTGTGAAGCATTCTGTAAAATAGTTTTTCCTGAGAAATGCATTTACACCttttttcattaaaagaacCAGAATATTTTTGAAACTTGCCtcttttatttacacatttggtAAGAACTGTAGTGAAAGAAACGAATTAAGTTTCCACAGCAGCTCAAAGTGTATTCTACAAACAAGGTTAAAAGCAGTTTCTTGCAACCATGAAAACAAGCAAATAGGGACCAATAACAGACTAAAAGCCCACATACATTTACAGACAATGCAACATTGACTGAAATTGTAAACTTCAAAGATAATTAtaagaaaaaagtatttacaacagaaattacatattacaaattaatataaaactgtttACATTATGAAATTCTGTCtcaatgtaataatatatccATGTAGATGTTATGATAAAAATAATCCAGATTCTGTCGCATTGAGTTGATGATCTCCTCATCCCTAAAGATTCTTTCAACTGTGAAGTCAGTGTGGGTATCTGTAATGAAATCACACCACTGAAGTCCGCTTAAGGCCAGCTGGCCTTGAACctgataataatatttgtggGTTTTCTTAAGGCAGGCCTGGCCTTGAACTGTGATCAGGTGTTTAACTTGAGAAACCTCTTCAACATCGCAACTCTTTACCTCTGCCAATCCGAATGGTGGTGTTTCTCTTGGGTTGAAGACTTTGGCATCAGGGCTGGCTGCAAGGTGAGGTGCATCAGGGTGGATGATTATCCCACACTGTGTTACGGAGACATtacaaaaatctgaatattgcCGAAGTATGTCAGGTTCCAGGTCCAGCCCTCTTTTCATAGCAGCTGTCTGGGGAGTTCCTCTCAGAATGCGAGCAGCTAAGGCTTTGGCAGTAGACGCCCATGGACATGGcatatttctccaaatctgctgGCTGTAAGTCTGGGTTTGCGTACCTGGTTCCACAGCTGGCATTCTGACTGTGGTCGTGTTTCtgcctcaatagcagcagagaTCTCCCTTGACACCTTAAGGCTCTCTAAGTGGCATTGTTGCTTGTAGTTGGGctcaaaatttatttgaaatttaaaattgtaaccatCAACAGGTAGCTGAGGAAATACAGGGGCACCATGGTGTTTAATAATGTCTCTACTTATCTCAGGAGGGCACTGGTAAGAGAGCACAGACCCAAATGGCACAGGGCCAAATTTAGAGTCCACAAAATTAAGACCTTCAAGCCTGTGTAGCAATTTGCAAATGCCTGGTTGTGGGCGTATGTCTTGCAGTTTCTCACCACTGGCCATGATGTGAGGATCTGGAAGAGGCCCTGACATAAAAGTGAGATGTCaagtttaatttacattttactatttcacccaacatttcatattttagcaGATACCGACACTTGTTCCAAAAtggatttaatttattattttcttcaaAATTCTACAAGCAATACCCATAATGACAACGTGAATGAAGAACATTATGgaagaaaataatgaattaaatccATTTTGGAACAAGTGTCGGTATCtgctaaaatatgaaaattttggaataaggctgtcaaaacaaaatgtggaaaaagtgaatCGCTCTGAATACTATCTGGATGCACTGTATACATTAAAGTGTAAGTGTTTTAACCTGCCCCAAATATATATTAAGAATTTGTCATAATTTTCAAAAGATAATATCAAATGAAGGCTTCTatagaaaagtaaaaaatactAATCATTGTTctgttataaattaaaatgtttggaCAGGTGTGGGTTCATTCAGTCTTACCACCATATGCTCTGTACAGTGTACATTTCACACCAGTACGGGCACGATTCTTGGTCTTCTTTGGTACTGGTTTACACACTACAATGTCATTTGTTGCTTCGGGTGCAATTCCCTGTAACATAATGATGATAAACTATTAATTGACGAAAGTAATTACAAACCACTAGTCCAACATcagtaaatgtaatgaatattaatgtcTTACCTGTGTCCTAGGCCGGTGCCAGGTCTGCAGTGAGCTGGTGCATGACAGTGGCAATGGCACTGTCTTGAAGCCCATGGTACTGTAGTGAGCACTTAGAAACAGTAATGCCACAATGTGATTGCACAGTGCTTTCCCAGCAGAGCAGGTACATGACATGCATTTCAGTACCACAGGAACCTCTTTCGCATTAAATGTAACCTGTTAATAAAAGCATGAAGATATGTTTTTGCTGCACaacaattttacatttcattggaGTAATGGAACAAACTTAAGGACTACAGTAAGTGTAGCTTTAAACATCAGCTTTTTTATTAATCACACAGAATATTTCTCAGTCTttattgttcacaaacaacCCTCTTCTGTCTTAAATATATGTAAAGTTGTCTTTTGCAGTTTGTTTCCACAAACTAATTGACATCAGACTGAGAAACATACTGAACCACAATGGAACTTTGTGGGATACTGCAAAGTCTGCAACCGCAGCAGAACACAACAATCAGAAAAACCTGAAGGTGATGAGCTTCCTCATTTTTCCTCATGGACCTGTGACAACGGCCTCTCACTGTCACCTCATCGACAACTACATTCGAAACTATTCCAAAGCAATGTTTTGGTAAAATGGCACAACATTAACAATGAATATGTTACCGACTTTTATGTAACAATACACAATCTATAGCTAACATTGGTAATATGAAAACACGATTGCAACAAGGGTTTTGCGTTCTGTATTACACTAAATTAATCAAGAATATAAGGACTTTAAGACGTTgacacaacagacccgctagatttaaacTAAACCGCAGTGTAAACGCAAACCGAGCCGAACTGAGCCGTGCCGTTCTGAACCGTGCCGAGCCGagtcgtaccacgcagtggaaaagcgccatattAAGGCCTGTTACCACAatgaatgataattataaaggtaactatattagtgtattctataaatatacaatgcagttgtgtcatctgtcactttaaatgctcaacctctttaaagcagaaattattctgattggttgccaatgtttttatcattatcaGGTAATGTAGTTTGCGAGTAAAGCTGCAAATTCCACCATTAACCTCAGCTGCCTCTGTAATAATCCTGTGATATCTGTCTGTAAGTGAAAGGACAATCGTGCTTGGGCTTTAGTACAAGGCAACTGTGCCTAGTGTGAGTATGCCGTtagaacaattaaaaaaaaaaaaaaaaagtctttattattagcattatagTTATCTTTGTCTTggggtacacacacacagaaagctgCTTATTACTCATTTATCCATGTTTCTTTATCGCTCTGACGTGTCAATAGCTCCTGCCCACTAGAAGCTCCACAGATATATTTGCATACCATGACGATATATAAACgatatacactctaaaaaacactgggttaaaaacaacccaatttgGGTTCATTTTACCCAGCAAATTGGGTTGTTATTTAACCCATCATAATTGGGTTGATTTAACCCAGCTCATGGGttgattcatttttattgtaatactagcttattttttactttatacatgaaataatgtttacaaattaacttaaatcctctaaacatttgtaaaatactCCACAACCACTGGTTTGCATGATAACTtcctttattttcatttatttctcatttacaGCATtgtttatatcgttttttttttttacgtagGCTATTGTTGTGCTTTTATACCGGTTAAAAGATCCAAAAATCCATAATTCACATCTACATCATCCATAAGTACCTCATAAATAGCGAATGCATATTTACCTCTTATCTGGATGGATGCTGTTAATGATTCCGGATGCTTCCCCGCCGGTGACCGTCCTGGCTCAGTCAAATTCGTACCTCTTGGAGCTCGTTTAGAATATATTCAGGTTCAGATAacgagttattattattaattaatcactcAGAGACTTGTTTAAAAAGGTTAACGAATCACCAAAGCATTGgtttcgttttattaaaaaacaaataactcataagcaaataacaataaaataacagcgAATAGTCTTCACCACGAAGTGTCGGCCCTGACATATAGTCtaacaagcatttatatagttctTGCACCGCTTGTAACTGCCTCCTCCATCCCAGGCAGGAAACATGACCTTTATGTCAGAGTCTGTACAAAAGTAATGTCAAAAGTTCAGAAGGAAATATTACAACATCTCTAGATAGCAAGCGTGTCTAgttctattttaaactataggaAAAATTATGACACCTTTTTCAAACATAAGCAACATATAAACCTATATACCTAAACCACAATACAACACCTCTAGCAGGTGTTAAGAGCATCTTATGCCACAGTTTAGCTAAAGGTTCCACCTTGCATGGAAATGCAAAGTGCATCCTCTTGCTTTTAACcgtcatgttacaaaataagcaCAGCAACTATATATCCGTTAAACCAACAAGATTATAATCATCTATGGTTTCGACAtaagatatatttatacatagctttcaacactcatatttttataacaggAGTCTAGAGTTTCACTGTCTCTAAATAATTTGTTAACTTTTGCAGTTCATCTGAATAATCACATAATTCAATCATCTctcttattaatttcattattcttttatttgtcgTTTCCTGTTTTCTCATCAGTCTCAATATTGCCTTCATCTTGAAGATGATCTTCTggtcctctcgctctctcttgggCCCGTCTGCGACGTTCCTTCTTCTCCTGTTTCTTGACCTCCCTACTCCAGTCTCTTTGTATTCCTTGAactaaaaaatcatcaaaatcaacTTCTATTTTATCTGACCTCTTCCTCACGTTTCTGTTAGAGGATTGATCAGGGAATcgcatatcagatgaattaGGGAATAATTCTACACTATACATATTGCCTATTTAAACTCGTTTAGCAAACATTAgaagtaaaaattaaacattcaaCAGAAGTAATTCACTTGTAGTCGACCACTCTCTGTAATTCCGTTACCACCGTAACGGCGCTGGTTCTCGTGCACGAGCTGGAGTCGTGTTCGGTGGGGAACTGCTCACGGATAAGACCACCGACATGCGTTTCACTCATAGCCGAAATATACTGCGACTGCCACCAACCTGCCCACAAACAAACAGTAAACAGCTCTGAGGacatattttaacatccaaAGTATTTGTATTATGTATCTTTATgaatataattgtttattttatgcaaagCATCAGGCTTTTCCATCAAGCGAAAAGACCGCGACACTCGTTAAAGGAGATTCACACCACGCGCCTGTTTGTTGCTCTGCATAAAATTGAACAATGTACAGCACAgtaatgattttatatataaaataaaatgtacacaaacctGTATTTACTGAAGAAATGCTTCAATTCGATGGCGCTTAGAACTGCTCTCTCCAGGAGACGACGCAAAATCCAGGAGGAGTGCAAGGATATAGTGCTGCTGTTTAGTGCTGACAGGACGCGGTGATCAGAAATCAGGGGATTGGGATCTGGTGAGCGTAGTTGGTGGTGACTGTGATGACTCCCTGacaaaatgtg
The sequence above is drawn from the Onychostoma macrolepis isolate SWU-2019 chromosome 04, ASM1243209v1, whole genome shotgun sequence genome and encodes:
- the LOC131538959 gene encoding uncharacterized protein LOC131538959 isoform X2, with the protein product MAQSSCRCYCSVPCCSNNKQKFPYLSFHDFPVDTDTRARWIRAIKRDEGPSFQILRGSTYVCSQHFVPEDTCTSASGRTRIKKGAVPSRFSWNDWGRGSHARQSVYQRSRKHFRAAVLDESQEMPVPGDITEEALSAGGVAKDHDYAYHPSPGKLDSAARRIQELELQVLSLELEIQQLTVKQLKLLIFKFCVTDEDFRYYTRFSSKEVFTVFWESVYPSASRLLYWSKAQRTDHETPSPQRKLQLIDELFMFLCRVAAGLQEKTLSSIFEVSLSTVSRIILTWTSYLYQVLGSLPLWMTREQVQATMPDKFKLYCPQVRVIIDCTEIRCETASSLLLQSESFSNYKNHTTFKGLIGIAPCGVITFISKLYTGSISDLEITRQSQILQLLQPGDGVMADKGFQIEKMLSEVGATLIIPPLKKSAQLSLEDTQKTQAIARLRILVERAIRKVKEYHIWDGLVPLSMVGSVNQLWAICCLMSNYQGPLVIKGDKPV
- the LOC131538502 gene encoding uncharacterized protein LOC131538502, with the protein product MGFKTVPLPLSCTSSLQTWHRPRTQGIAPEATNDIVVCKPVPKKTKNRARTGVKCTLYRAYGGPLPDPHIMASGEKLQDIRPQPGICKLLHRLEGLNFVDSKFGPVPFGSVLSYQCPPEISRDIIKHHGAPVFPQLPVDGYNFKFQINFEPNYKQQCHLESLKVSREISAAIEAETRPQSECQLWNQCGIIIHPDAPHLAASPDAKVFNPRETPPFGLAEVKSCDVEEVSQVKHLITVQGQACLKKTHKYYYQVQGQLALSGLQWCDFITDTHTDFTVERIFRDEEIINSMRQNLDYFYHNIYMDILLH
- the LOC131538959 gene encoding uncharacterized protein LOC131538959 isoform X1, encoding MAQSSCRCYCSVPCCSNNKQKFPYLSFHDFPVDTDTRARWIRAIKRDEGPSFQILRGSTYVCSQHFVPEDTCTSASGRTRIKKGAVPSRFSWNDWGKGRGSHARQSVYQRSRKHFRAAVLDESQEMPVPGDITEEALSAGGVAKDHDYAYHPSPGKLDSAARRIQELELQVLSLELEIQQLTVKQLKLLIFKFCVTDEDFRYYTRFSSKEVFTVFWESVYPSASRLLYWSKAQRTDHETPSPQRKLQLIDELFMFLCRVAAGLQEKTLSSIFEVSLSTVSRIILTWTSYLYQVLGSLPLWMTREQVQATMPDKFKLYCPQVRVIIDCTEIRCETASSLLLQSESFSNYKNHTTFKGLIGIAPCGVITFISKLYTGSISDLEITRQSQILQLLQPGDGVMADKGFQIEKMLSEVGATLIIPPLKKSAQLSLEDTQKTQAIARLRILVERAIRKVKEYHIWDGLVPLSMVGSVNQLWAICCLMSNYQGPLVIKGDKPV
- the LOC131538959 gene encoding peroxynitrite isomerase THAP4-like isoform X3; protein product: MAQSSCRCYCSVPCCSNNKQKFPYLSFHDFPVDTDTRARWIRAIKRDEGPSFQILRGSTYVCSQHFVPEDTCTSASGRTRIKKGAVPSRFSWNDWGKGRGSHARQSVYQRSRKHFRAAVLDESQEMPVPGDITEEALSAGGVAKDHDYAYHPSPGKLDSAARRIQELELQVLSLELEIQQLTVKQLKLLIFKFCVTDEDFRYYTRFSSKEVFTVFWESVYPSASRLLYWSKAQRTDHETPSPQRKLQLIDELFMFLCRVAAGLQEKTLSSIFEVSLSTVSRIILTWTSYLYQVLGSLPLWMTREQVQATMPDKFKLYCPQAPSQI